Within Populus trichocarpa isolate Nisqually-1 chromosome 6, P.trichocarpa_v4.1, whole genome shotgun sequence, the genomic segment AATGAGGGAAGTGCTATGTTTGTGTCGTTCTCATGCCATTATTTTGAGTTCTCATTGCCTTCCACAAACCATTCCATTTTTTCGCTTCTGCTCTTTTTTTacttccaaataaaaataaaacaagaaaaatgcatCTAGTGTTTGTTTGGGTCCATAATCCAAACTGCACTTTTTTAATGCATAAGTTAATAAATGtgaagttttttgtttattggCTTTTGTGCTAACATGTAACATGTGCATAACTTCATCATTCTCGAATCTACCAACAAAATGTCCTTGCCACACTTGTCTGTGTTCCTTGACGGTGATTGATTCCCAAGCATAACTGTTATTTTCATggcaagatttcaaaatttcGTACCACATCTCCTCTATAGAATTTTTTGTAGGGGAGGGCAGTGGATACCATAAGGAATCCTCGTCGTaacttcacacacacacatgcacacTAGTGATGTTCTGTAAGTCTGCTCAGGTTGGCAATTGTGATCCCTCAACTCCTGAACCACCAGGGGAATTTACAAGATAAATTTCATTATACTTTTGCGTGTAGTCACATCCTGTACTGTTTCTTTTCATTGATGCGTTCTAGTTTACTTTCAcgataatgaaaaaatatgatcCTGGTGCATATATTTGGTGAACGGTCTTTGGATAACTGTACTGAACCTCTTGATTTTACCTTGgatttaggaaaaaaaaggactCTCAGATGCACTCAAATCTTTTTCTTGGGTGAAAATTCTTTAGAAAGGAAAATTAAAGTTAGCTGTGGAGTTTTGTTTTTGGAGACAAACTGAATTGTTGGTGTTTCAATTGCAGGAAGCAGCTCTTGCTAAAACCAGGGAGCTGAAGAAACTTTGTGAGAGGACACTCTCGTCCATGTTTGATGGAAGACCTGTTAATATAATCGGAGAGATCAATGCCTTATTGAGCAGTGGAATTGGTGCGTAAACTCTTGAGACTTTTGTCTCATGCTGTAAACTTTAGGCTCAAAGAATCTTCTTTACAGCtcgaaaaaaaatgaagaaacgtTGGAAAAGCTAGTCCATCGTTCTCAACagacaaggaaaagaaaaagactaaTTACTTTGAACTAGCTTTAAGAAATAATTGGTGGGGgaattcttataaattatttttcacctggctcctttttttttaaacaatgctaatgatattaatattttattgctaACATTATTGTTGATCATATAATGCCTTGGTGAATTACAGTACGTTTGTCTGATTACTCGTTAAGATCCACGGTAccatgttctaaaaaaaaatacaacattaacgctgttttaaaagtttttccaTGTTGAATACGCcgtagtaataaaaaaatgaacttgTCATATGCTTGAAGGCTTTTACTCATTGACGAGGAAGgatatactctttttttttttaatgaatggatgtgaattttttttttttaactaacatacatgagtttatttatttgaaaaatactaaacacacaattttattatataatccAACAATCTATCTTCCTAGGATCCCACGAATCAATAATTTTCTAACTTCACATTTAAAACTTCCGTATACGTAACATGTGTACATAACTTACAAAGTTTTGGCTTTGATATTCATATCAATGGGGATGTCACTGTTGGTCCTCGATAGATCGTAGTCTATGATATAAATAGCCATGGCTCCAGAGGTTATACCATGGCTGTCGCATGCAGCAGGTTCACATGGAAGGATACAAGTATATTTTTTAGCTACCTTGCCCTGTCATTTTTCTGTTGTTCTAGTTTATGTTCAGTGTCTTCACCTTTTCTGTTTGGGAGCCAGTGCTCTGCTTCTTTTCATGCTCTGTGTTTCGCCTTGGGGGCTTCTTTTGCTTTCATGGTGTCTCCTGTTGATCTACTTTGGCttatcaagaaaagaagaagaaaaatgacaaaaacgAAACTCAACCTCAGACCTCACCCGGTCACCCCCTTTGCTCATGCGAGAGTACCTCGTAGCTACAaactctttggtttttttaacgAGCGTGTTCCCATTTATTGTAGCATATTTGCTGGGCATTAAGCAGACTAAAGTGCAAGAACTCTCAAGCATCATTTGTGAGTGATTTGAGCTCTATTATCAGGCAGTCAGGAGTTCCAGCAAAGCATGTTCTACACCAATTTATCTAAGAACGATAGAAAAGTCACACCAATAACAGATTTCCTAAACGTGGTTGATaagtaaattgatttttgttacaATAGACTGTTATCCATGATGTTTCAAACATGCCACCACAAAAACACGAGAAATTAATCAACTTTATGTGGTGAAGGCAGAGGATAGAGGAACCAAACTTGTGATACTAGTTTGTCTTGTTGGAATTTGTGTTGGGCAGTTTTGGAAGCTTCCAAGTCAAAATGTCCTGCTTGTGGTGAGAATCAACTTTGAGATGTCATCCTTTTAATTTGCAAAATTAAGAATCATTAGACATGGAAGCTACACCGTTGTGACTGGATtgttttattcataaaaaatgatattaaagtgCTGCAACCAttctaaaaacaaagaaatttatttaaatagataaaaaacaaaagataatagtagcaaacagaacaaaaaaataataattatataaccGAGGAAAAATGaacatttgcaaaaaaaataatgatgctGCTCAATTATTAGATAAGATTGgataaaaacaaaggaaaaaaattaacaactcgAATTAGCATGACAAACTTGTAACTCGAGTATTAAGAGCCAAGACAACTTAACCTGTGGGTCAGGtcatgagattagaataatcatatagaaaaaaaatacaaagcaaaaCACAaagctcatttaaaaaaatattaaatgatatcaacccataaataaataatatcaactCATATTAACTTTTCAAGCCTGTAACTCAGGTCATTAGAATAAAAGCGTCatacctaaaaaaatcatgatgcccaattcccaaccaatcaaatattaaatgataaaattagagaaaaaaaactaattatacaaaataatttaaaacaaaaagtagcaattaaaaaaataatgattaaaattaaaaaaaaattagaagacaattataaatttttttattgaaggttgaaattaaaaaaaaaaacaattaaaaaaataaaaatcaaattaaaaaaaaatcacaaactaGAATTGaatgctgaaattaaaaataaatcaaggaaaaaaatttaaaatcaaaatataaaaattaaagttgaaattttaataaataaaagaatatattctTAGAAATTTTAAATGACCAACACAAGTTTCAAGTgaagagaaaagataaaaaaaaaaaatcaccgtTACTGACAAACCATTTCATTACCGTTGCCATACATCGCCTTCCCAGGGAGAAGACATCACCTTGTGATTtttcggggggggggggggggggggataacaaaatgataatttaactgTTGCAGTGGATAATATTATGTGTGTCTAGTACACATCCTTCCGTTTTAGTTtggtgtggtttttttttttttttaattttatatactgGTACCAAGCATCAAAAGTTTGAAACTATATATACgacaatcaaaattttaaaacaattgtaAATGCAACATATGAAAACCGAGAAATTGCGTACAGTGTGCATTAATATTCTGCAGTTAATGTAATGTAAAACTTGAAGAATTCTTTAGTATCTATCTAAtgtaaaacaactaaaaaggaTACTTGAGAGGTAAAATCTTGCAGTTAAAAGGCATGCTTACTTTTGCAGCAAATCAATCCCTACCTTAAACATACAAATATCCATTATTTAGAACAATTTTGGCTTGATACCTATGGAACCTAGCAGACAATAAGAAGGAAGAAAGCAAAATGTATAACGACTCCTATTAATGAAGGAAGAATGATACGAGGGAAGAAAAAAGCAGTTTCTCTTTGCCAACGAATTTATATACAATACAATATACACAAATAAAACTTGAGAACAACCAATGTAGCTATGCACTGTTATTTGACAGGTTCTACCCTTCGTTACCGGGGAAAACTTTAATGAAAGATTTTAAGCATTACCTTCTAGCAAGCATTTGAGATTCTGAAGTCCCTCAGCGGAAATGCTCCGCCTGAATCTTGTCCTCTGTACCACCACCGGTGGCGGTGGCTCCAAGTGAAAGCTAACAATTACAACGGTCAAGTTGTCGGTTGCTCCCCGTTTTATTGCTTCCCCAACCATTTCTCTGCAGCACTGCTTCACATCATTGTGCTCTTGAAGTCTCTTCCTAACAAAATCTACTGCATTTTGGTTTGAGTATACATCCCATATTCCATCACTTCCGATTATCAAAAACTCGTCTTCCTTGGTCAACGTAACCAATTTAAGTTCTGGTTCAGCACTTAATGGGCCACTTTTGTCACCTGTTTTCTTCATTCCTTCGAGATGCCAATCACCTAATGCACGGGTAACACCTAACTGACCATTTAGATAATCATCATCAATGAATCCACCTAAGGACTCAATTCTAGTCCTTTCTTTAATGCAGCAAGGTCTGTGATCCTCTGACATTTCCTTAGCTACTCCACCTCGTGATAATACTGCCCGACAATCACCAGCATTTGCCACAAGTAATGACCTGTCCAagatgaaaacatttttttatcaagcaaTGCACTTTATCAAAAGACATAATGGAATGCCAATATATGATATTACTAAATGTTTGGAGCAATTCCTAACAAGGTAAGATCTTAGGTCTCATTGCAGATCTTTATGATAGGTCAGAAAGCTATATAATCGGGTCATCATTGCCTTTTACCTTAACTACTAGAACTCATTCAGGACTGTTACCCAGGACAGGATGATCTTGGAAGTCAGAAATGGACTAAACAAAAGGGATGGCGTGAACTAGAAAGTCCTGAATAAACCATAGGAAGGAGATGACTGATCGCTAAATAGGATAGGAAACACTCACCTCCCGAATATCATTGCTGTAAGTGCAGTAGTGCCAGAAGAACGGGCTGACTCAAGGGAGCATGACTTTTCAAATGCAGCATCAGTCTCAATGAATGACCTTGCGACCACTTTCTCAAGTTTTACAGGGAAATCAGCATCCTCAACAATGACTCTTGGTAAATGTTCACAGACAAAATGTGCTGCACTCTTTCCTCCATGCCCATCAAATACCTGTTTTCCAAAGTACATGTAATTGTCAAAATAAGAACGAAAAAGTCCCATTTATTATTGCTTGTATATGCTTGTTGgcattatttttctaaagatTTATGCAGTGCAATTACATCTTATCTGTTTCCAGACGAGCATAGTTAAAGTAAGAGAGCTATTCTTGGTGTCTGATCAGCACAAAGGAGCATGCTTGAACTTTGGATCAACTCAGATGAATTAGAGAGCAAGGGTATTACTTCCtttctttatcaaaaaaataacttcagGACCTCTTCTGTGTGTTACAATTAATCACCAAACGATGTACACTTTTAACCAAGAGGAAAAGGAAATCTCATCCATGCTCCCAAAAATTGTGTTATAAATGGGTAGTTTCTACTCCTTAAAACATGACCAACATCTGATCATTGACCCCGAAGAAGGATTCCAGTCATGCTAATGGCTCCACATCAGCCTCAAATTAATACTGTCAGTTTTGCATgcttaaaatatcaaaatggtGATGATTGCTTTCCTGTGTAGATAATAACCCTCTAGTTTAAAGTATCTAGCACAACTAAAAGAGTGAAAGTGTTGATGAATGATGTCCTTATTCAGAATGCATAACATCTTTAAATATAGGAAACACTGCTATCAAAGACTCATTAACCACAGGAAGCTTCAGGTCCCTTTTGCCTCTTTGTAGTTACAGGGGAGTGCTTAAGTTGATAGACACACTCAATTTGTGGACTTGATGCTTTTATAGTGTTACTTTAGACACAATTATGATGGCAGAATACAGGATATAAAGCACAGGTTTTAGGCATGCTAATTGAAAACAGTGGCACCTTCAGATTTTCAAGTCTAAAAGTGATGCtcagattaaattaattgaaagtgATAAGCTCTGATTAGATTTTAGACTAAATAGTACTTTCTAGAACCTACACACTTGTTATCTTCATTATAAGTtcaaagagagaaaagtgaGATCAAGACAACTTCATGTCCTCCAAGTCAACCTGGTACTCTATAAAGGTATACCACAATGAAGTTTGGTAATCATGAAGCGAAAGAAGCCCTTATCCTAAAATATTTCTACCATATGAGCTAGAAGACCAAaagctatgatttttttttttcattaccgAACAGAaagcacaattaaaaatataatgctTGACAAGGACCAAAACaacagaaa encodes:
- the LOC18099878 gene encoding probable protein phosphatase 2C 27 isoform X5, which produces MCVKDAEQEIETPIDNNSNSNKMQSWPLHCDLLQTRMENFDQDSSLICSSGGISVANSYPLESICEDRVVTERKQNLLTDFFPTLRSGEWSDIGGRPYMEDTHICISDLAKKFGSNLLISEHAISFYGVFDGHGGKSAAHFVCEHLPRVIVEDADFPVKLEKVVARSFIETDAAFEKSCSLESARSSGTTALTAMIFGRSLLVANAGDCRAVLSRGGVAKEMSEDHRPCCIKERTRIESLGGFIDDDYLNGQLGVTRALGDWHLEGMKKTGDKSGPLSAEPELKLVTLTKEDEFLIIGSDGIWDVYSNQNAVDFVRKRLQEHNDVKQCCREMVGEAIKRGATDNLTVVIVSFHLEPPPPVVVQRTRFRRSISAEGLQNLKCLLEG
- the LOC18099878 gene encoding probable protein phosphatase 2C 27 isoform X3, giving the protein MCVKDAEQEIETPIDNNSNSNKMQSWPLHCDLLQTRMENFDQDSSLICSSGGISVANSYPLESICEDRVVTERKQNLLTDFFPTLRSGEWSDIGGRPYMEDTHICISDLAKKFGSNLLISEHAISFYGVFDGHGGKSAAHFVCEHLPRVIVEDADFPVKLEKVVARSFIETDAAFEKSCSLESARSSGTTALTAMIFGRSLLVANAGDCRAVLSRGGVAKEMSEDHRPCCIKERTRIESLGGFIDDDYLNGQLGVTRALGDWHLEGMKKTGDKSGPLSAEPELKLVTLTKEDEFLIIGSDGIWDVYSNQNAVDFVRKRLQEHNDVKQCCREMVGEAIKRGATDNLTVVIVSFHLEPPPPVVVQRTRFRRSISAEGLQNLKCLLEAKVDQQETP
- the LOC18099878 gene encoding probable protein phosphatase 2C 27 isoform X4, coding for MCVKDAEQEIETPIDNNSNSNKMQSWPLHCDLLQTRMENFDQDSSLICSSGGISVANSYPLESICEDRVVTERKQNLLTDFFPTLRSGEWSDIGGRPYMEDTHICISDLAKKFGSNLLISEHAISFYGVFDGHGGKSAAHFVCEHLPRVIVEDADFPVKLEKVVARSFIETDAAFEKSCSLESARSSGTTALTAMIFGRSLLVANAGDCRAVLSRGGVAKEMSEDHRPCCIKERTRIESLGGFIDDDYLNGQLGVTRALGDWHLEGMKKTGDKSGPLSAEPELKLVTLTKEDEFLIIGSDGIWDVYSNQNAVDFVRKRLQEHNDVKQCCREMVGEAIKRGATDNLTVVIVSFHLEPPPPVVVQRTRFRRSISAEGLQNLKCLLEGRD
- the LOC18099878 gene encoding probable protein phosphatase 2C 27 isoform X1; the protein is MCVKDAEQEIETPIDNNSNSNKMQSWPLHCDLLQTRMENFDQDSSLICSSGGISVANSYPLESICEDRVVTERKQNLLTDFFPTLRSGEWSDIGGRPYMEDTHICISDLAKKFGSNLLISEHAISFYGVFDGHGGKSAAHFVCEHLPRVIVEDADFPVKLEKVVARSFIETDAAFEKSCSLESARSSGTTALTAMIFGRSLLVANAGDCRAVLSRGGVAKEMSEDHRPCCIKERTRIESLGGFIDDDYLNGQLGVTRALGDWHLEGMKKTGDKSGPLSAEPELKLVTLTKEDEFLIIGSDGIWDVYSNQNAVDFVRKRLQEHNDVKQCCREMVGEAIKRGATDNLTVVIVSFHLEPPPPVVVQRTRFRRSISAEGLQNLKCLLEEWLQHFNIIFYE
- the LOC18099878 gene encoding probable protein phosphatase 2C 27 isoform X2, producing the protein MCVKDAEQEIETPIDNNSNSNKMQSWPLHCDLLQTRMENFDQDSSLICSSGGISVANSYPLESICEDRVVTERKQNLLTDFFPTLRSGEWSDIGGRPYMEDTHICISDLAKKFGSNLLISEHAISFYGVFDGHGGKSAAHFVCEHLPRVIVEDADFPVKLEKVVARSFIETDAAFEKSCSLESARSSGTTALTAMIFGRSLLVANAGDCRAVLSRGGVAKEMSEDHRPCCIKERTRIESLGGFIDDDYLNGQLGVTRALGDWHLEGMKKTGDKSGPLSAEPELKLVTLTKEDEFLIIGSDGIWDVYSNQNAVDFVRKRLQEHNDVKQCCREMVGEAIKRGATDNLTVVIVSFHLEPPPPVVVQRTRFRRSISAEGLQNLKCLLEGSIGIKPKLF